A genomic region of Streptosporangium lutulentum contains the following coding sequences:
- a CDS encoding alpha/beta fold hydrolase, which translates to MPRLKTAFAAALVVLTGALAAQPANATAAHNAKPTVVLVHGAWADASGWNGVITRLRKDGYPVLAPANPLRGLASDAAYLKGLLATVDGPVILVGHSYGGSVVTNAAGADPDVKALVYVSAVIPDQGESVFDLSTKYAGSKIGDNTIKTVPLASGDADVYVKTEGFADIFSADLPRSTSALLAATQRPITYGALTEPSGAPAWKTIPSWALIPRDDQVIPLQAQRFMTARAKSHTVEVSGAHAVLISKPGTVTQLIETAARAVD; encoded by the coding sequence ATGCCCCGCCTGAAGACCGCCTTCGCCGCCGCACTGGTCGTCCTGACCGGAGCGCTGGCCGCGCAGCCCGCGAACGCGACCGCCGCGCACAACGCCAAGCCCACCGTCGTCCTCGTTCACGGAGCCTGGGCCGACGCCTCCGGCTGGAACGGAGTCATCACCCGGCTCAGGAAGGACGGCTACCCGGTGCTCGCCCCGGCCAACCCGCTGCGCGGCCTGGCCTCCGACGCCGCCTACCTCAAGGGCCTGCTCGCCACCGTGGACGGGCCCGTCATCCTGGTCGGCCACTCGTACGGCGGTTCGGTCGTGACCAACGCCGCGGGCGCCGACCCCGACGTCAAGGCCCTCGTGTACGTCTCGGCCGTCATCCCCGACCAGGGCGAGTCCGTCTTCGACCTGTCCACCAAGTACGCGGGCAGCAAGATCGGCGACAACACGATCAAGACCGTTCCGCTGGCCTCCGGTGACGCCGACGTCTACGTCAAGACCGAGGGCTTCGCCGACATCTTCTCCGCCGACCTGCCCCGCTCCACCAGCGCGCTTCTCGCCGCCACCCAGCGGCCGATCACCTACGGCGCGCTGACCGAGCCCTCCGGCGCGCCCGCCTGGAAGACCATCCCGTCCTGGGCGCTGATCCCCCGCGACGACCAGGTCATCCCGCTGCAGGCCCAGCGCTTCATGACCGCCCGCGCCAAGTCCCACACGGTCGAGGTCTCAGGTGCGCACGCCGTCCTGATCTCCAAGCCCGGTACGGTCACCCAGCTCATCGAGACCGCGGCCCGCGCGGTCGACTGA
- a CDS encoding serine hydrolase domain-containing protein — translation MFTELITALVLAAGPVHAAQPPPDLPGIGALIDEYVATSMAEEKVPGVAVTVVAGGREVVDKGYGLADVERRIPVDPERTRFLIGSETKLFTAQAALQLVHEGRLDLDADVNTYLTTFKIRDTYPGRPVTLRNLLTHTAGFDEDYVVGSGKDVRPLGEALAATQPARLRPPGTGVSYSNYGVALAGYLVEIVSGMPFEEYVGRHVFEPLGMNDSVIACGGLEDTRAYLVDGSAARADCADFTASGAGPASTAADMARYMRAQLSLDARLGSGVAAEMQRQQYTEDPRLPGMGFVWEESPYRGHRMLFKGGDMPGMHSYMFLLPEQGIGIHVMSNGDGTGRHGLDGFALAEKIIDRYLPAARPPSVKALSGVSAERYQGWYQSSRTSHGSLLKVQALADAPVHVTATADGAILTTGFKGGLRRWIQFEPGVFQEEGGWDRIAFPEPGQLAISRSTVVFDRIGPLDHPSLHLALLGAALLAAVAALLGFPAAAAVRLARRRRHGTPAPASPRAPRIARLLAWIASVSVIVVVVGLGFLLADEGRALPLVLQRAPVLMALLVGASLTVPLAASLLACSAIAWWKRWWRTPGRIAYTLVALGVTAFAVVAVTYNLVGPSWT, via the coding sequence ATGTTCACGGAACTCATCACCGCGCTGGTCCTCGCCGCCGGCCCGGTCCACGCCGCTCAGCCCCCACCGGACCTTCCGGGGATCGGCGCTCTGATCGACGAGTATGTCGCCACGTCCATGGCCGAGGAGAAGGTCCCCGGCGTGGCCGTGACCGTGGTCGCGGGGGGCAGGGAGGTGGTCGACAAGGGATACGGCCTGGCCGACGTGGAACGCCGGATCCCGGTGGATCCCGAGCGCACCCGGTTCCTCATCGGCTCGGAGACCAAGCTGTTCACCGCCCAGGCCGCCCTGCAACTGGTCCACGAGGGCAGGTTGGACCTGGACGCCGACGTCAACACCTACCTGACCACCTTCAAGATCCGCGATACCTATCCGGGGCGTCCGGTCACCCTGCGGAACCTGCTCACCCACACGGCGGGGTTCGACGAGGACTACGTGGTCGGCAGCGGCAAGGACGTCCGGCCGCTGGGCGAGGCGCTGGCCGCGACCCAGCCCGCCCGGCTGCGTCCGCCCGGCACCGGCGTCTCCTACAGCAATTACGGCGTCGCCCTGGCGGGCTACCTGGTGGAGATCGTCTCGGGGATGCCGTTCGAGGAGTATGTCGGACGCCACGTGTTCGAGCCGCTCGGCATGAACGACTCCGTCATCGCCTGCGGCGGGCTGGAGGACACCAGGGCGTACCTGGTGGACGGCTCGGCGGCCCGGGCCGACTGCGCGGACTTCACCGCGTCCGGCGCGGGCCCGGCCTCGACCGCCGCGGACATGGCCAGGTACATGCGGGCCCAGCTCTCGCTGGACGCGCGGCTCGGTTCCGGGGTGGCCGCCGAGATGCAGCGGCAGCAGTACACCGAGGACCCTCGACTGCCCGGCATGGGATTCGTCTGGGAGGAGTCGCCGTACCGCGGACATCGCATGCTGTTCAAGGGCGGCGACATGCCCGGGATGCACTCCTACATGTTCCTGCTGCCCGAGCAGGGCATCGGCATCCACGTCATGTCCAACGGCGACGGCACCGGACGGCACGGGCTGGACGGGTTCGCGCTGGCCGAAAAGATCATCGACCGGTACCTGCCGGCCGCGAGGCCGCCGTCGGTGAAGGCGCTGTCCGGCGTCTCCGCCGAGCGCTACCAGGGCTGGTACCAGAGCAGCAGGACCAGCCACGGCAGTCTGCTGAAAGTGCAGGCGCTGGCGGACGCCCCGGTACACGTCACCGCGACCGCCGACGGCGCGATCCTCACCACCGGCTTCAAGGGCGGCCTGCGGCGCTGGATCCAGTTCGAGCCCGGTGTCTTTCAGGAGGAGGGCGGCTGGGACCGGATCGCCTTCCCCGAGCCGGGGCAACTGGCGATCAGCCGCAGCACGGTCGTCTTCGACCGGATCGGCCCGCTGGACCACCCGTCGCTGCACCTCGCCCTGCTGGGCGCCGCGCTCCTGGCCGCGGTGGCCGCTCTCCTGGGCTTCCCCGCCGCGGCGGCGGTACGGCTTGCCCGCCGTCGACGCCACGGCACCCCCGCCCCGGCCTCACCCCGGGCGCCGCGGATCGCCCGGCTGCTCGCCTGGATCGCGAGCGTGTCCGTAATCGTCGTGGTGGTCGGGCTCGGCTTCCTGCTGGCGGACGAGGGACGAGCGCTGCCGCTGGTCCTTCAGCGGGCTCCCGTGCTGATGGCGCTGCTCGTGGGGGCATCGCTGACGGTGCCGCTCGCCGCCTCCCTACTGGCCTGCTCGGCGATCGCCTGGTGGAAGCGCTGGTGGCGGACTCCGGGCAGGATCGCCTACACCCTGGTCGCGCTCGGCGTCACCGCGTTCGCCGTCGTGGCGGTCACGTACAACCTCGTCGGCCCATCTTGGACCTGA
- a CDS encoding sensor histidine kinase, translating to MSTIVRSARRVPPLAADIAIALVVLAAHSAPFLLTTRAADPVTGYTLSQYLPVLGQALPLIWRRRAPLPVLVVVMAAGGMYLLHDPDTAEQPIPYALLIAIYTVAVHGSRRTRAWAPALLAAGAAVQLAGLILHTPSADTTVRALVLYVAAWAMGRAVANRQAYARQLEREKEREAHRAVERERAAIARDMHDVLGHAISLIVVQAEAGPLTVRPDPVRAEAAFDAIATTGRDAMDQLRRLLGLLGQSSPETPPTVARIGTLCESVDRAGQRTTLTVNGTPRPLPPDVEAAAYRVIQEALTNAVKHARAATVAVELDWRKDALVIGVTDDGRGHTGGSGHGLVGIRERAAACGGSASFGPGPDRRGFAVSVRLPGAAA from the coding sequence ATGTCAACCATTGTCCGCTCGGCCCGTCGTGTCCCCCCGCTTGCCGCGGACATCGCGATCGCACTGGTCGTGCTCGCGGCCCACTCGGCGCCCTTCCTCCTGACGACCCGGGCGGCCGACCCGGTGACGGGCTACACGCTTTCGCAGTACCTGCCCGTGCTCGGCCAGGCGCTGCCGCTGATCTGGCGGCGGCGCGCACCGCTGCCGGTCCTGGTCGTGGTGATGGCCGCGGGGGGAATGTACCTGCTGCACGATCCCGACACCGCGGAGCAGCCGATCCCGTACGCGCTGCTGATCGCGATCTACACGGTGGCCGTGCACGGCTCGCGCCGCACACGGGCGTGGGCGCCGGCTCTCCTCGCGGCGGGCGCCGCCGTCCAGCTCGCCGGGCTGATCCTGCACACGCCGAGCGCGGACACCACCGTGCGGGCGCTGGTGCTGTACGTCGCGGCCTGGGCCATGGGCCGGGCCGTGGCCAACCGGCAGGCGTACGCCCGCCAGCTCGAACGCGAGAAGGAGAGGGAGGCGCACCGGGCGGTCGAGCGGGAGCGGGCGGCCATCGCCCGGGACATGCACGACGTCCTCGGGCACGCGATCAGCCTGATCGTGGTGCAGGCGGAGGCGGGGCCTCTGACCGTACGACCCGATCCCGTCCGCGCCGAGGCCGCCTTCGACGCCATCGCGACGACCGGGCGCGACGCGATGGACCAGCTCCGCCGCCTGCTCGGCCTGCTGGGGCAGTCCTCGCCCGAGACCCCTCCGACCGTGGCACGGATCGGCACCTTGTGCGAAAGCGTGGACCGCGCCGGGCAGCGCACCACCCTCACCGTCAACGGGACGCCGCGCCCGCTGCCCCCGGATGTGGAGGCCGCCGCCTACCGGGTCATCCAGGAGGCGCTCACCAATGCGGTCAAGCACGCCCGCGCGGCCACGGTCGCCGTGGAACTGGACTGGAGAAAGGACGCACTCGTGATCGGGGTGACGGACGACGGCCGCGGCCACACCGGAGGCTCGGGGCACGGACTGGTCGGCATCCGCGAGCGCGCGGCCGCGTGCGGCGGCTCGGCGTCCTTCGGCCCCGGACCGGACCGGCGCGGCTTCGCGGTCTCGGTACGCCTGCCGGGAGCCGCCGCGTGA
- a CDS encoding response regulator: protein MTIRVVVADDHELVRSGFALILDTQPDITVVAEAGDGAQAVEAVRAHAPDIALLDIHMPVMDGIQAARKICAETDTRVVILTVFNQDEYVYQALHAGASGFLLKDVRRDDLVHAVRVVMAGESLLAPVVTRKLIDDLVRRNARPPIEVPGMDALTGRERETLALLGQGLSNPEIAAALVVSEHTVKTHVSNVLTKLGLRDRIQAVICAYESGLIQPGRWRR, encoded by the coding sequence GTGACGATACGCGTCGTGGTCGCCGACGACCACGAGCTGGTACGCAGCGGCTTCGCCCTGATCCTCGACACCCAGCCGGACATCACGGTGGTGGCCGAGGCGGGCGACGGCGCCCAAGCCGTCGAGGCGGTGCGTGCCCACGCTCCTGACATCGCGCTGCTCGACATCCACATGCCCGTCATGGACGGCATCCAGGCCGCCAGGAAGATCTGCGCCGAGACGGACACCAGGGTCGTCATCCTGACCGTCTTCAACCAGGACGAGTACGTGTACCAGGCTCTGCACGCGGGTGCCAGCGGCTTCCTGCTGAAGGACGTGCGGCGCGACGATCTCGTCCACGCCGTACGAGTCGTCATGGCCGGGGAGTCGCTGCTCGCCCCCGTCGTGACCAGGAAGCTGATCGACGACCTCGTCCGCCGCAACGCCCGCCCGCCGATCGAGGTGCCCGGAATGGACGCGCTGACCGGCCGCGAGCGAGAGACCCTCGCCCTGCTCGGCCAGGGCCTGTCCAACCCCGAGATCGCCGCGGCTCTGGTGGTCAGCGAGCACACCGTGAAGACGCACGTCAGCAACGTGCTGACCAAGCTCGGCCTGCGCGACCGGATCCAGGCGGTCATCTGCGCGTACGAGTCAGGCCTCATCCAGCCGGGCCGCTGGCGCCGTTGA